A single genomic interval of Oryza sativa Japonica Group chromosome 7, ASM3414082v1 harbors:
- the LOC4342898 gene encoding desiccation-related protein At2g46140 isoform X1, whose product MSSSDSPKVTERKADKDHDDNNDGEGGGFFDKVKDFIQDIGEKIEDAVSFGKPTADVTGIHIPHISLEKVELIADVLITNPNPVPIPLVDIEYLIESEERKLMSGTIPDSGTIHAHGSETVKIPLLLIYDDIKSTYGDIKPGSIIPYKIRVVLHIDIPVIGRISIPLEKNGEIPVPYRPDVNVSKIKFEQFSFEEATATLHLNLDNKNDFDLGLNSMDYEVWLSNVSIASAEMKETTNIKKQEVTTMNLPISFRPKDFGSAMWDMIRGKGTGYTIKGHIDVNTPFGHMKIPICKEGGTTRLKKGDDDDDDDDQVFVS is encoded by the coding sequence ATGTCATCTTCGGATAGCCCAAAAGTGACCGAAAGGAAAGCTGACAAGGACCATGACGACAATAATGATGGAGAGGGGGGAGGTTTCTTCGACAAGGTAAAGGATTTCATTCAAGACATTGGTGAAAAGATTGAAGATGCAGTAAGCTTTGGAAAGCCTACTGCTGATGTTACCGGGATCCACATACCTCACATCAGCCTTGAGAAGGTAGAGCTGATTGCTGATGTTCTCATCACCAACCCAAACCCCGTGCCGATCCCTCTCGTCGACATCGAATACTTGATCGAAAGCGAAGAGAGAAAGCTCATGTCTGGGACAATCCCTGATTCTGGAACCATACATGCTCATGGTTCAGAGACAGTGAAAATCCCTCTGCTACTTATTTATGATGACATCAAGAGTACATATGGGGACATCAAGCCTGGGAGTATCATTCCATACAAGATCAGAGTTGTGCTTCATATAGATATCCCGGTCATCGGAAGGATTTCTATACCTCTGGAGAAAAATGGTGAGATCCCAGTGCCTTACAGACCAGACGTTAATGTGAGTAAGATCAAGTTTGAGCAGTTCTCCTTTGAGGAAGCAACCGCAACACTCCATTTGAATCTTGACAACAAAAATGACTTTGACCTGGGACTGAATTCTATGGATTATGAAGTGTGGCTCTCTAATGTGAGCATTGCTTCTGCTGAGATGAAAGAAACTACAAATATTAAGAAGCAGGAGGTAACAACCATGAATTTACCAATCAGCTTCAGGCCCAAGGATTTTGGCTCTGCTATGTGGGATATGATAAGGGGAAAGGGAACTGGTTACACCATAAAGGGGCACATTGATGTCAATACTCCTTTTGGACACATGAAAATACCTATATGCAAAGAGGGTGGAACTACCCGCCTTAAGAAGGGagacgatgatgacgacgacgatgaccagGTATTTGTTTCATAG
- the LOC4342898 gene encoding desiccation-related protein At2g46140 isoform X2 → MSSSDSPKVTERKADKDHDDNNDGEGGGFFDKVKDFIQDIGEKIEDAVSFGKPTADVTGIHIPHISLEKVELIADVLITNPNPVPIPLVDIEYLIESEERKLMSGTIPDSGTIHAHGSETVKIPLLLIYDDIKSTYGDIKPGSIIPYKIRVVLHIDIPVIGRISIPLEKNGEIPVPYRPDVNVSKIKFEQFSFEEATATLHLNLDNKNDFDLGLNSMDYEVWLSNVSIASAEMKETTNIKKQEVTTMNLPISFRPKDFGSAMWDMIRGKGTGYTIKGHIDVNTPFGHMKIPICKEGGTTRLKKGDDDDDDDDQE, encoded by the exons ATGTCATCTTCGGATAGCCCAAAAGTGACCGAAAGGAAAGCTGACAAGGACCATGACGACAATAATGATGGAGAGGGGGGAGGTTTCTTCGACAAGGTAAAGGATTTCATTCAAGACATTGGTGAAAAGATTGAAGATGCAGTAAGCTTTGGAAAGCCTACTGCTGATGTTACCGGGATCCACATACCTCACATCAGCCTTGAGAAGGTAGAGCTGATTGCTGATGTTCTCATCACCAACCCAAACCCCGTGCCGATCCCTCTCGTCGACATCGAATACTTGATCGAAAGCGAAGAGAGAAAGCTCATGTCTGGGACAATCCCTGATTCTGGAACCATACATGCTCATGGTTCAGAGACAGTGAAAATCCCTCTGCTACTTATTTATGATGACATCAAGAGTACATATGGGGACATCAAGCCTGGGAGTATCATTCCATACAAGATCAGAGTTGTGCTTCATATAGATATCCCGGTCATCGGAAGGATTTCTATACCTCTGGAGAAAAATGGTGAGATCCCAGTGCCTTACAGACCAGACGTTAATGTGAGTAAGATCAAGTTTGAGCAGTTCTCCTTTGAGGAAGCAACCGCAACACTCCATTTGAATCTTGACAACAAAAATGACTTTGACCTGGGACTGAATTCTATGGATTATGAAGTGTGGCTCTCTAATGTGAGCATTGCTTCTGCTGAGATGAAAGAAACTACAAATATTAAGAAGCAGGAGGTAACAACCATGAATTTACCAATCAGCTTCAGGCCCAAGGATTTTGGCTCTGCTATGTGGGATATGATAAGGGGAAAGGGAACTGGTTACACCATAAAGGGGCACATTGATGTCAATACTCCTTTTGGACACATGAAAATACCTATATGCAAAGAGGGTGGAACTACCCGCCTTAAGAAGGGagacgatgatgacgacgacgatgaccag GAGTAA
- the LOC4342899 gene encoding uncharacterized protein, with protein MTMATSREVFKYHPLPTPGVENSFKDEIQSKVLGTIGDVMNSFDPKSFPQHVEGALGTAGNIINSFESKLAEHKQFDFGGKTNFYGYDCADDGWGSAPLKADKPVNLRNLLGGLIAIISRGGKNSEIQPPKDTKSSVAFLGSGSDGETFLHASVYVPSAPPLLDEEALNYNVYRVVIEAEPPEWLPDSYANSCMQCAASFTVVTRGRHHCRFCGGIFCRTCSKGRCLLPAKFRERNPQRVCDACYDRLDPLQNLFINSISNATQTAKHDVMDWTSTRGWLNLPIGLTMEHEIYKAANSVRSYSQIARLNPERSIPHAVLSGASGLAILTVVKAGALLTYKLGTGLVVARRSDGSWSPPSAIVSVGLGWGAQVGAELMDFIIVLRGLEAVRTFSSQMHFSVGAGLSAAAGPVGRVLEADLRAGDKGSGVCYTYSCSKGAFIGVSLEGNFVATRRDANLRFYGDPYLTTSDILMGDMQRPNAAKFLYTALDGLYSGLSR; from the exons ATGACCATGGCGACCTCGCGAGAGGTTTTCAAGTATCACCCTTTGCCTACACCGGGAGTGGAAAACAGTTTTAAGGATGAGATCCAATCCAAGGTTTTGGGCACGATAGGGGATGTGATGAACTCATTTGATCCAAAGTCATTCCCACAGCATGTAGAAGGAGCACTGGGAACAGCTGGAAACATCATCAATTCCTTTGAGTCAAAATTGGCTGAGCACAAGCAATTTGATTTTGGTGGCAAAACCAATTTTTATGGCTATGATTGTGCGGACGATGGTTGGGGATCTGCACCCTTGAAGGCAGATAAGCCGGTAAACCTTAGAAATCTGCTGGGTGGTTTAATTGCAATCATCAGTCGTGGCGgcaaaaattctgaaattcaacCGCCAAAGGACACTAAGTCTAGTGTCGCATTCTTAGGGTCAGGTAGCGATGGAGAAACATTCTTGCACGCCTCAGTCTATGTGCCAAGTGCTCCACCATTGCTTGACGAAGAAGCTCTGAATTACAATGTGTATAGGGTTGTGATTGAAGCAGAACCACCAGAATGGTTACCTGATAGTTATGCTAACTCATGCATGCAATGCGCTGCTTCTTTTACTGTTGTTACTCGTGGAAGGCATCATTGTCGATTTTGTGGAGGGATATTTTGTAGGACATGCTCAAAAGGCAGATGTCTGTTGCCAGCCAAGTTCCGTGAGCGGAATCCGCAAAGGGTTTGTGATGCTTGTTATGATAGGCTTGATCCGTTGCAGAACTTATTCATTAATTCTATTAGCAATGCCACACAGACTGCAAAGCATGATGTTATGGATTGGACTAGTACCAGGGGGTGGTTGAATTTGCCTATTGGATTAACAATGGAACATGAGATTTACAAGGCCGCAAATTCTGTGAGGAGCTATAGCCAG ATTGCAAGGCTAAACCCCGAAAGGTCTATTCCTCATGCAGTCCTTAGTGGAGCAAGTGGGCTTGCTATCCTGACAGTTGTAAAAGCTGGTGCACTTCTTACATACAAACTTGGAACTGGCCTAGTAGTTGCTCGAAGATCAGATGGATCTTGGTCACCACCATCAGCAATCGTTTCAGTTGGGTTAGGATGGGGAGCACAG GTTGGTGCTGAGCTAATGGATTTCATCATAGTGCTTCGTGGTCTGGAAGCTGTCAGGACTTTTAGCAGCCAGATGCATTTTTCTGTTGGGGCAGGTTTAAGTGCTGCAGCAGGGCCTGTTGGTAGAGTGCTAGAGGCTGACTTGAGAGCTGGTGATAAAGGCTCAGGTGTTTGTTATACATATAGCTGCAGCAAAG GTGCATTCATTGGTGTTTCGTTGGAAGGGAACTTCGTTGCAACCCGAAGGGACGCAAATCTGCGGTTTTACGGCGACCCGTATCTGACAACCAGCGATATTCTCATGGGGGATATGCAGAGACCAAATGCTGCCAAGTTTCTGTACACAGCGTTGGATGGCCTGTACTCTGGGCTGAGTCGTTAG